GCAAATGATCAGGGCATCCCAGAATGACAGCCTGTTTCGCTGCTGGATATCAATAGCTTCCAGGACATTACTCACATCCGGCACATGCAACCTCCATGTCGATAAATCAGATATTATTTTAGCGGCCATCTGGGGCTGCATCGGCCTGGCTGCCTTTTGTACTACTGTTACATAAAACTCCTGCAATACTTGAATGCTTATGCTGCCGCGGCCGGAATTCCAAAGTTCATTAATAAGTTCCTTTGCGCGGATACACTTATCTCCTGCGGAGATATCATGAGCATAAACAAGAATATTTGTATCCACGAACTGCCATCCGGAATTATCGTTCATGAATATCTCCCCTGGACCAGTTTATGCTGCCGGCTGTTCCTAGATCAGGAACATTGTTCAGTATTGACAGGTGCCGTTCACGCGCTTTTTTATACAAATCTTCTCTTTTTACTATTTCTTCAAGCGTTCTGGCCAAAAGACCGGAAAGCGAAGTTTGTTTTTCTATAGCAATATGTTTTGCTTTTAGTAAAATATCCTTGGGCAGGGATAGAGTAATATTTTGATACTCCATTACAATCATCTCCACGTATTTAAGTGTAGCACACAATTGGGTAACAATCAATAAACTACATTAAAAAAATCCTTGTTCTTTCGCCTGGTAATTACTGGTGATTACCCACAGTTATTTTACAGCTACCATTAAAAAAATCATTGTTTCTTTTTGGTCGCTTAAAGGCAATCAGGGACAAGTAGTTCCTGATTGCCTTACGAGGTTTCCTATATTCGTTGCAATTCTGATATTACAACTCCTGATCGAACTCCTTCTCCAACCGTTCCGCAATCCATAGTTGAATTAGAGTTTGATAAGGAATGCCCTTTTTGCGGGCAATGCGCCGGACTTTTTTTAAGTGAGAAAAGTTAATTCTTAAAGTGATCATTTGTTTTTGTTCTCTTTGCTCACGGAGCCTTTTCTGCAAATCAGCCCCAACTTCCAGTGTTTCAGGCTCTGTTTCTTCCAGCAAGTCCAAAGTGTCATGCTGATCAAAAAATTCTCTTGCCTCTTCCTCGTTGATGAATTCAGGCATCTTTTCAATCTTTCCTGCCATAGAAAGGCCCCCTTTCAAGTAAATTTACTATTCAATATTTAACTGGTAATATCTGCGTTCCCGCCGGTTCATATCTCTGGCCGTGATTACTCTAATTATATTTCCGGGTTTAATTATAAAAACCACTAAAAGATATCTTCCTGCGTTGGAGCGGCCATAGGCTATACGATAGCCCTGCCGCGTTTTTCTTATTAATACTTCTTCAGGAAGCTCAAAAATTTCCTCTGCTTCGTCCGGGAAAACGTTGTGGTTTGCAATATGCCGGATATTACCCTTGGGCTGGTGAGCAGGGTCCCATTCAAAGCCCTCAACTAATAAATTCATAAGACCACCTGAAAAACTATTATACTTTTATGTATGTACATTGTCAATCATGGGGTCCGGAACTGCCTGCAAGAAACTTTTTTAGAGCCAGGAGAGTAGGGTATTTGTTTCTTATTAGTTAAGATCGGGCGGGAAGGCGCTGGAGGAAAGTATATTGTAATACCTTAAACAGTTGGTCTTAATCTTTGCCCAGGTATGGAATAATAGTTTTGATAACCTTTTTGATTAACTCGACTTCCTTTATTGAAAGCTTTCCGATTAATTCCTTTATTTCTTCGGAATCTTTATCGTTTTGAAATATCTCGTAAGCGGTACTCTCATCATGGATATATTTATCATTGTGGAGGGAGTTCTTGCCCCAGACCAGATAATCCAGGGAAACATGCAAACAGCCGGCCACCTTTACGAAAACGGGAAGGCTCATCTGTCTTTCCCCCCGCTCCAACTGACCGACATAATAATCCGAAAGCCCTATAATTTCTGCAAGCTCTTCCCGTGACAGCCCGAGTATTTCTCTCTCATGGCGCATCCTCTGACCAATATTTTTAT
This sequence is a window from Desulfotomaculum sp.. Protein-coding genes within it:
- a CDS encoding XRE family transcriptional regulator encodes the protein MKIGRKEIDNKNIGQRMRHEREILGLSREELAEIIGLSDYYVGQLERGERQMSLPVFVKVAGCLHVSLDYLVWGKNSLHNDKYIHDESTAYEIFQNDKDSEEIKELIGKLSIKEVELIKKVIKTIIPYLGKD
- a CDS encoding PIN domain nuclease, producing the protein MNDNSGWQFVDTNILVYAHDISAGDKCIRAKELINELWNSGRGSISIQVLQEFYVTVVQKAARPMQPQMAAKIISDLSTWRLHVPDVSNVLEAIDIQQRNRLSFWDALIICSAKKLGCVVLLTEDLNSGQLYEGIKAQNPFA
- a CDS encoding CopG family transcriptional regulator; this encodes MEYQNITLSLPKDILLKAKHIAIEKQTSLSGLLARTLEEIVKREDLYKKARERHLSILNNVPDLGTAGSINWSRGDIHER